In the Mesorhizobium sp. WSM2240 genome, GAGCATCTAAGATGAGCCTTATCGATCCCATCGGCCTGCCGAAAGGCCGTCCCGGTCTGTTTGTGGTCGACGGCGTCGCCGACGGCTATGAAGCCTTCGCGCTGGCGGCCGCCGCCGGCTAAATAGCCGGCGACCGGCCGATCCTTTTCGTCGCGCGCGACGGCCAGCGCCTGCCGGCCATCGTCGATGCACTGGCCTTTGCTGCGCCGGACCTGCCGGTGCTCGAATTCCCGGCATGGGACTGCCTGCCTTACGACCGGGTTTCGCCCGGTTCGGACGCGGCCGCGCGGCGTCTCGATGCGCTCGCCGCAATGATCTCGCTGGCAAAGAACCCGCACCGAGCCGTGGTGCTCACCACGGCGAACGCGCTGCTGCAGCGCATCCCGCCTGCCGAAATAATCGAGGCGCAGACCTTCCATGCCCGGCCGGGCAATCAGATCGACATGAAGGAGATGATCGCGCGACTGGAGAATTCAGGTTTCGACCGCGTTCCGACCGTGCGCGAAGTCGGCGAATTTGCCGTGCGCGGTGGCATTCTCGACCTTTACGCGCCAGGTTCGCCGGAAGCGCTGCGGCTCGATTTCTTCGGCGACACGCTGGAATCGATCCGCTCCTTCGACGTCGCCACCCAGCGCACCACCGGCCAGCGCAAATCCATGACGCTGCAGGCGATGAGCGAGGTGGCGCTTACGCCCGACACGATCAGCCGCTTCCGCCGCTCTTACATTGACGCGTTCGGCGCGCCGTCTCCCGATGACGGGCTCTACGCCGCCGTCAGCGAAGGTCGCCGCTTCGCCGGCATGGAGCACTGGCTGCCGCTGTTTTACGAGAGGCTGGATACGGTGTTCGACTATCTGCCGGATGCGCCGGTTGTGTTCGACCATCTGGCGCGCGAAGCGCTCACGGAGCGCCATACGCTGATCGAGGACTATTACGAGGCGCGCAAGAGCCAGGCCGGTGGCATGCTGAAGGAAGCCGTACCCTACAAGCCGGTGCCGCCGTCGACGATGTATCTATCGCCCGATGATGTGAGCGCGGCTCTGCCCGGCCGTGCGTCGGTCGAGTTCACGCCCTTTGCCGCCCCCGATGCAGGGTCCGCGAAGATCTATCACGCCGGTGCGAAGGATGGCCGCGGCTTCGGGCTCGAACGCGCCGATCCGTCGGCAAATGTGTTCGAGGAGGTGGTGAAATATATCGGCGATTTGCGGGCTGCGCGCCGCCGCGTGATCGTTGCCGGCTGGACGGAAGGTTCGCTCGACAGGCTGGGCCAGATTCTTGCCGAGCACCACCTCGGCAACATGAAGGCTGTCGCCACGCTCTCCGAGGTGGAAAAGCTCGAAGCGGGACAGGCGGGCTTGGCAGTGCTGCCGCTGGAAACGGGCTTCGAAACGGAAAAGCTCGTCGTTGTCGCCGAGCAGGATATTCTGGGCGACCGCTTGGTGCGCCGCTCGAAAAAGCGCAAGCGCGCCTCCGATTTCATCGCCGAGGCCTCAGCGCTGTCGGCGGGCGACATCGTCGTTCATGCCGACCACGGCATCGGCCGCTTCATCGGCCTGCGCACCATCGAGGCGCTGGGCGCACCGCATGACTGTATCGAAATCCACTATGCCGGCGACGACCGGCTGTTCCTGCCGGTCGAGAATATCGAGCTTTTGTCCCGCTATGGTTCGGATGCCGCCGAAGCTACACTCGACAAGCTCGGCGGCGGCGCGTGGCAGTCTCGCAAGGCGAAACTGAAGCGCCGGCTGCTCGAAATGGCGGGGCAACTGATCCGGCTTGCCGCCGAGCGCCAGATGCGGGCCGCGCCCGCGCTCAACCCGCCCGAGGGCCTCTACGGCGAATTTTCCGCGCGTTTCCCGTACGAGGAAACCGACGACCAGCAGCGCGCCATCGATTCGGTCATGGACGACCTTTCCGCCGGCAAGCCGATGGACCGCCTGATCTGCGGCGATGTCGGCTTCGGCAAGACCGAGGTGGCGCTGCGCGCGGCCTTCATCGCCGCCATGGAAGGTTTTCAGGTCGCGATTGTGGTGCCAACCACGCTGCTTTCGCGCCAGCACTTCAAGACATTCACCCAGCGCTTCGCTGGGCTGCCTCTGGTGGTCCGCCAGGCCTCGCGGCTGGTCGGCTCGAAGGAGCTGGCCGAGACCAAGAAAGGTGTCGCCGAAGGCACGGTCGACATCGTCATCGGCACCCATGCGCTGCTCGGCAGCTCGATCTCGTTCAAGAATCTCGGCCTTCTGATCATCGACGAGGAGCAGCATTTCGGCGTCAAGCACAAGGAGCGACTGAAGGACCTGAAGACCGACGTGCATGTGCTGACGCTGTCGGCGACGCCGATCCCGCGGACGCTGCAACTGGCGCTCACCGGCGTGCGCGAACTGTCTCTGATCGCCACGCCGCCGGTCGACCGCATGGCGGTGCGTACCTTCATCTCGCCCTTCGACCCGCTGGTGATCCGCGAGACTCTGCTGCGCGAGCGCTATCGCGGCGGCCACAGCTTTTATGTCGTTCCGCGCATTGCCGATCTGTCGGAGATTCATCAGTTCCTTCAGGAGCAGGTGCCCGAACTCAAGGTCGCCGTCGCCCATGGCCAGATGCCGCCCGGCGAACTCGACGACATCATGAACGCCTTCTATGATGGCCAATACGACGTGCTCCTGTCGACGACCATCGTCGAATCCGGCCTCGACATCCCGACCGCCAACACTCTGATTGTGCATCGCGCCGACATGTTCGGCCTGGCGCAGCTTTATCAGCTTCGTGGCCGCGTCGGCCGCTCCAAACTCCGCGCCTATGCGCTGTTTACGCTGCCGGCCAACAAGAAATTGACCGACACCGCCGACCGCCGCCTGAGGGTGCTTCAATCGCTCGACACGTTGGGCGCGGGTTTTCAGCTGGCAAGCCACGACCTCGACATACGCGGCGCCGGCAATCTGCTCGGCGAGGAGCAGTCCGGCCATATCAAGGAGGTCGGCTTCGAGCTTTACCAGCAGATGCTGGAGGAGGCGGTGGCCGAAATCCGCGGCACCGGCGAGGTCGTCGACGGAGGCTGGTCGCCGCAGATCGCGGTCGGCACGGCGGTTATGATCCCGGAAAGCTATGTGCCCGACCTGCAGCTGAGGCTGGCGCTCTACCGCCGGCTTGGCGATCTGGAGTCGACCGAGGAGATCGATGGCTTCGCCGCCGAACTGATCGACCGCTTCGGGCCGCTGCCGGAAGAGGTGCAGCACCTGCTGAAGATCGTCTTCATCAAGGCGTTGTGCCGCAAGGCCAATGTGGAAAAACTCGACGCCGGGCCAAAGGGCGTCGTCATCCATTTCCGCAAGCGCGAATTCCCAGACCCGACGGCCCTTGTGCGCTATATCGGCGAGCAGGGCTCGATGGCGAAGATCAGGCCGGACCAGAGCGTTGTGTTCATCCGCGACTGGCCGAACGCCGACAAAAGGCTGGCCGGTGCGGCTGTGGTGATGACGCAACTGGCGCGGCTGGCGACGAAAGCCGCGGCTTAGCGAGCGAGTCTATCCAGGCCCCCGCTTCGGATCGGGGAACAACAGCGCCCGAGCGCCGCTGCGGTCGAACGGCTTCCATTGCCCCTCCGGTTGCGCCAGGCGGTCGGAAACCGCGAACACCGCGGCCGGATGATGACCAAGCCCGCAATGGCTGGCGTGGACCTCAATGTTCTCGGCAATCGCGCTCTCCCTCTCCACGCAATTCTGCCAGGCGCAGATCCCGTCGCTGCGGCTGAAGATCGCTGTGGTAGGCACCGGCGGCGGCAGGCCGAGCGGGCCGCCGAGATGGCTTTCGCGGTCGTCAACCTTATGGCCCGATTTGCGTTCGTAGAGCCTCCAGGCGTTGGTGTGGCGCGGATCGCCGCTGAACGGGCTGCCCAGCGTGATCACGCTGCGCACCTCGTCCGGCGCCACTTTCGCCAATTGCCGCGCGTAGATGCCGCCGAGGCTCCAGCCGACGAGGCTGACCCTGCGGCCGTGCGTGTCGGCGAGTTGCTTGACCCGGTCGAGCATCTTTTCCTCGACGCCCGGCCGCGGGCCGAAATTGCGGCCCTGCTCCCAGCCGAAGGTGGCGTAGCCCTTCGATCTCAGGAACATCCGCAGCGGCAAGGTCACGCTGTCGCCGGTGATGAGACCGGGCAGCACCATCACCGGGTGGCCGTCGCCGCGCGGCGCAAGCGCCGTCAGGAGCGGCAGCGCGGCGATGAACCCGCCAAACTCGGGCAGGGTGCGAAGTTCGAGCGCGAAGAGCAGCCTGGAAGGCGGTTTCAGCGTCTGTTCGGTTATCGTCATTCCGTTTCCGGTCGAATGTCTTTGGGTCGAAATGGCCGGGTTCAACTCCCAATTTACGAGTTTGTTTCGCCAATCGCACGGTTTTGATGCAGGGCTGCCTGGGTCGAAATGGTGCTGCGCCGTGCTCCTTGCAATAGTTTGCCGGGAAATCGAAAAGTGCGGGACTGTTTTAGGAAGCCGGCCTCGGGTGCGACGCTTCCGCGGACAACGCGCACCTGCGTTCGAACGCTGTGTCCATAGATGCGTTCATGAAGTTGGTCAGGAAGACCATCAAGCTTAGCCACAGCATGCGATGGCGATCTGTGGCATTGGCCGCAATGTGAAGATTGTCACAGACAATCTGGCGCCGGAATGAGAAATCCGGGACCGTGAGCAGTCCTTTCAGGCGTGCGGGTCAACGTCATCTGCGAAATATCCCGTGCAG is a window encoding:
- a CDS encoding alpha/beta hydrolase codes for the protein MTITEQTLKPPSRLLFALELRTLPEFGGFIAALPLLTALAPRGDGHPVMVLPGLITGDSVTLPLRMFLRSKGYATFGWEQGRNFGPRPGVEEKMLDRVKQLADTHGRRVSLVGWSLGGIYARQLAKVAPDEVRSVITLGSPFSGDPRHTNAWRLYERKSGHKVDDRESHLGGPLGLPPPVPTTAIFSRSDGICAWQNCVERESAIAENIEVHASHCGLGHHPAAVFAVSDRLAQPEGQWKPFDRSGARALLFPDPKRGPG